The Pantoea nemavictus genome includes a region encoding these proteins:
- a CDS encoding RidA family protein — translation MTITRIDAEHRMSEAVVHNQTVYYTSVPENLDEDAEAQTANALAVIDAILARVGSDKSKILDATIFLVEKTDFPAMNRAWDAWVSPGNAPVRCTVQAGLMNPKYKVEIKIIAAL, via the coding sequence ATGACCATTACGCGTATCGATGCGGAGCACCGCATGTCGGAAGCGGTAGTACATAACCAAACCGTGTATTACACCAGCGTACCGGAAAATCTGGATGAAGATGCAGAAGCGCAAACCGCCAACGCGCTGGCGGTGATTGACGCCATTTTGGCGCGGGTGGGATCGGATAAAAGTAAAATTCTCGACGCGACGATTTTCCTGGTGGAGAAAACTGACTTCCCGGCAATGAACCGCGCCTGGGATGCGTGGGTTTCCCCGGGCAATGCGCCGGTGCGTTGCACCGTGCAGGCCGGTTTGATGAATCCGAAGTATAAAGTCGAAATTAAAATTATCGCCGCGCTATAA
- a CDS encoding L-serine ammonia-lyase, whose protein sequence is MISVFDMFKVGIGPSSSHTVGPMKAGKQFVDLLAEQGKLQDVTRVAVDVYGSLSLTGKGHHTDIAIIMGLAGFEPATVDIDGIPAFIKDVEQRERLLIANGAREVDFPREGGMVFRSENLSLHENGMTVFAFAGDLLILSKTYYSIGGGFIVDEEHFGQPVLDEVTVPWPFNSAKELLSHCRESGLSLSGLVMKNELALHSRDEIYAYFGHVWQTMQACIDRGLNTEGVLPGPLRVPRRAASLRRLLVSSNKHSNDPMDVIDWVNMFALAVNEENAAGGRVVTAPTNGACGIVPAVLAYYDHFIEPVTPDIFIRYFLASGAIGVLYKMNASISGAEVGCQGEVGVACSMAAAGLAELLGGSPEQVCVAAEIGMEHNLGLTCDPVAGQVQVPCIERNAIASVKAINSARMALRRTSEPRVSLDKVIETMYETGKDMNAKYRETSRGGLAIKVQCD, encoded by the coding sequence GTGATTAGTGTTTTTGACATGTTTAAAGTGGGCATCGGTCCCTCCAGTTCGCATACCGTTGGCCCGATGAAAGCGGGTAAGCAGTTTGTTGACCTGCTGGCCGAACAAGGCAAGTTGCAAGACGTAACGCGCGTGGCGGTCGACGTCTATGGTTCTCTGTCGCTCACCGGCAAAGGTCACCACACCGATATCGCCATTATCATGGGTCTGGCGGGTTTCGAACCGGCCACCGTTGATATCGACGGCATTCCTGCGTTTATCAAAGATGTTGAGCAGCGCGAACGCTTGCTGATAGCCAACGGCGCACGTGAAGTTGATTTCCCGCGCGAAGGCGGCATGGTATTTCGTAGCGAAAACTTGTCGCTGCACGAAAACGGCATGACGGTGTTCGCCTTCGCGGGTGATTTACTGATCCTGAGCAAAACGTACTACTCCATTGGCGGCGGATTTATCGTCGATGAAGAGCATTTCGGTCAGCCGGTGCTGGATGAAGTGACTGTTCCCTGGCCGTTTAATTCCGCCAAAGAGCTGCTTAGCCACTGTCGTGAAAGCGGTTTGTCGCTGTCGGGTTTGGTGATGAAAAACGAGCTGGCGCTGCATAGTCGTGATGAGATTTACGCCTATTTTGGCCACGTCTGGCAAACCATGCAGGCATGCATCGATCGCGGCCTCAACACTGAAGGCGTGCTGCCAGGTCCATTGCGTGTACCGCGTCGAGCAGCCTCACTGCGTCGTCTGCTGGTGTCATCAAATAAACACTCGAACGATCCCATGGACGTGATCGACTGGGTGAATATGTTCGCACTGGCAGTGAACGAGGAGAATGCTGCGGGTGGACGCGTGGTAACTGCACCGACTAACGGAGCCTGCGGTATCGTCCCGGCGGTGCTGGCCTATTACGATCACTTTATCGAACCCGTTACCCCCGACATTTTTATCCGTTACTTCCTCGCCTCTGGCGCGATTGGCGTGCTGTATAAAATGAACGCCTCCATTTCTGGTGCTGAAGTGGGTTGTCAGGGCGAAGTCGGCGTCGCCTGCTCAATGGCCGCGGCGGGTCTGGCGGAACTGCTGGGCGGCAGCCCGGAACAAGTGTGTGTCGCGGCGGAAATTGGTATGGAACACAATCTGGGACTGACCTGCGATCCCGTCGCGGGCCAGGTTCAGGTGCCATGCATTGAACGTAACGCTATTGCTTCCGTCAAGGCGATTAACTCGGCGCGCATGGCGCTGCGCCGCACCAGTGAACCGCGCGTCTCGCTGGATAAAGTGATTGAGACCATGTACGAAACCGGCAAAGACATGAATGCCAAATACCGTGAAACCTCGCGCGGCGGCCTGGCGATTAAGGTCCAGTGCGACTAG
- a CDS encoding DUF986 family protein, which translates to MSLTDALIAVLIAGLVLFAIYDEAILPRRNGPTKLRVALRRRHKIDSAIFVVLLLILLWNNIDNHGTQLTTNLLMVLCFMSIWLFWIRSPKLLMKDEGLFFGCVWIDYRRIQSMNLSEDGILVMQLEKRRLLIAVKQLDDLEKIYHTLVEAR; encoded by the coding sequence ATGTCACTGACTGACGCCCTTATTGCCGTGCTGATTGCCGGCCTGGTACTTTTCGCTATTTATGATGAAGCGATTCTGCCACGCCGCAATGGCCCAACCAAACTTCGCGTGGCGTTGCGTCGCCGACATAAGATCGATAGCGCCATTTTCGTGGTCCTGCTGCTTATACTGCTGTGGAACAACATCGATAACCATGGCACGCAGCTCACCACCAATTTGCTGATGGTGCTGTGCTTTATGTCGATCTGGTTATTCTGGATTCGCAGTCCAAAACTGCTGATGAAGGATGAGGGGCTATTTTTTGGCTGCGTGTGGATCGATTATCGCCGTATTCAGAGTATGAATCTTTCGGAGGACGGCATTCTGGTGATGCAGCTCGAAAAACGCCGCCTGCTGATTGCCGTCAAACAACTGGATGATCTGGAGAAAATTTACCACACGCTGGTGGAAGCGCGTTAA
- a CDS encoding YoaH family protein, with product MFTGLPALSHEQQQQAVERIQELMAGGMSSGQAIAQVAQEIRQTYKGEGIRAMFEDDEDEEDDDNE from the coding sequence ATGTTTACAGGTCTTCCAGCGTTATCTCACGAACAACAACAACAAGCGGTTGAGCGCATCCAGGAATTGATGGCGGGTGGTATGTCGAGCGGTCAGGCGATTGCGCAAGTGGCGCAGGAGATCCGCCAAACCTATAAAGGGGAAGGCATTCGGGCGATGTTCGAAGACGATGAGGATGAAGAAGACGACGACAACGAATAA
- a CDS encoding CoA pyrophosphatase, protein MNLTLDQFLSRFVLQPPLQTAKSAISGRRAAVLVPVINGAEPGLLLTRRSSHLRKHAGQVAFPGGMQDATDHSLIHTALREAQEEVGIQPEQVQIIGVLPPVTSSTGFAVTPVVGIIPADLALSLNPDEVESAFAMPLAEALRLSRYSDLTLRRGHRQHQVWLSWYEDYFIWGMTAGIIRALGQQIALP, encoded by the coding sequence ATGAATTTAACGCTGGACCAATTTCTTAGCCGCTTTGTCTTACAGCCGCCGCTGCAGACCGCCAAAAGCGCCATCAGTGGACGACGTGCAGCAGTGCTGGTTCCGGTGATTAACGGTGCTGAACCTGGCTTACTGTTAACACGTCGATCTTCTCATCTGCGGAAGCACGCTGGCCAGGTTGCTTTCCCCGGCGGCATGCAGGATGCCACCGATCATTCGCTGATCCACACCGCGCTGCGCGAGGCGCAGGAGGAAGTGGGGATTCAGCCGGAGCAGGTACAGATTATTGGCGTTCTGCCACCGGTGACCAGTAGCACTGGTTTTGCCGTTACTCCGGTGGTGGGAATCATTCCCGCCGATCTTGCTTTGTCTCTTAACCCCGACGAAGTCGAAAGTGCCTTTGCCATGCCGCTGGCTGAAGCGCTACGTCTCAGCCGTTATAGTGACCTCACGCTACGCCGTGGCCATCGCCAACATCAGGTGTGGTTGTCATGGTATGAGGATTACTTTATCTGGGGCATGACGGCCGGCATCATCCGCGCGCTGGGTCAGCAAATCGCGCTGCCGTAA
- a CDS encoding EAL domain-containing protein — MLIPQQFVGQFRRKRLLIALVIASLVLVLTLTFRYIEEKSRIEQQSLNFASRAIERFDRMFSPLDVSANNTLGLVGVPCAQVRYPLIEKIAALQTVRTVLLVQDDTLYCSSIFGPLNLSFSQTYPELALNNQRMMLATDNDLLKGSPVLLLWTPKSLNNHDGLLQVINIELMTDYLLEPQLPWVERAIFNVGGQSLEYGNPLIEQTEPSEDEVAYDQASLRYPFSITLYGPSPARLALNTLPSQLPLALMLSLLIGYIVWLATANRMSLSWQISYGITANEFMVYCQPLINAKSGECDGMELLLRWHNQRQGWVAPDVFIPLAERQNLIAPLTRFVLAKVVNELPNLPQCPSFHIAINVAASHFRDRAIVEDLQSIWWPANPMPKLVVELTERDALPVIDQSVVAQLHDIGVRLAIDDFGTGHSSLAYLKDLKPDVLKIDKIFTAAIGTDAINATVTDMVISLAQRLNISLVAEGVETAEQAHYLRERGVDHLQGYFYARPMPIEDFPLWLAQHQAQLSA, encoded by the coding sequence ATGCTCATTCCCCAGCAATTTGTGGGTCAATTTCGCCGTAAGCGACTGCTTATTGCGTTAGTGATCGCCTCGCTGGTTCTGGTTCTGACGCTGACTTTTCGCTACATCGAAGAGAAATCACGTATTGAGCAGCAGTCATTAAATTTCGCCAGCCGCGCGATTGAACGTTTCGATCGCATGTTCTCGCCACTGGATGTTTCGGCCAATAACACCCTCGGTTTGGTCGGTGTGCCCTGCGCACAAGTGCGCTATCCGCTGATTGAGAAAATCGCCGCACTGCAAACCGTGCGCACCGTGCTGCTGGTGCAAGACGATACGCTGTATTGCTCAAGCATTTTTGGTCCACTGAATCTCTCCTTCAGCCAAACCTATCCTGAGCTGGCGCTCAACAACCAGCGCATGATGCTGGCAACCGACAACGATCTGTTAAAAGGATCGCCGGTGCTGCTGCTCTGGACGCCAAAATCGCTGAATAATCATGATGGATTGCTGCAGGTCATCAATATTGAATTGATGACCGATTACCTACTGGAGCCGCAGCTGCCATGGGTTGAGCGAGCCATATTCAATGTCGGCGGACAAAGCCTTGAGTATGGTAATCCGCTGATTGAGCAGACCGAGCCTTCTGAAGACGAAGTGGCTTACGATCAGGCATCACTACGTTACCCCTTCAGCATCACCTTATACGGCCCTTCTCCGGCGCGCCTGGCACTGAATACCTTACCGTCGCAGCTGCCTTTGGCGCTAATGCTCAGCCTGTTAATCGGCTACATCGTCTGGCTGGCGACGGCCAACCGCATGAGTCTTAGCTGGCAGATAAGCTATGGCATCACGGCCAACGAATTTATGGTCTACTGCCAGCCGTTAATAAACGCTAAAAGCGGTGAGTGCGATGGCATGGAGTTGCTGTTACGTTGGCATAACCAGCGTCAGGGTTGGGTTGCGCCGGACGTGTTTATTCCGCTGGCCGAGCGACAAAACCTGATTGCCCCGTTAACGCGCTTTGTGTTGGCGAAAGTGGTTAATGAGCTGCCGAATCTGCCGCAATGTCCGTCGTTCCACATTGCGATTAACGTTGCCGCCAGCCACTTCCGCGACCGTGCGATAGTTGAGGATCTGCAGAGTATCTGGTGGCCTGCCAATCCAATGCCCAAGCTGGTGGTCGAACTGACCGAACGCGATGCCTTGCCGGTGATCGACCAATCGGTGGTAGCGCAGCTACATGATATTGGCGTGCGCCTGGCGATTGATGATTTCGGTACCGGTCACAGCTCGCTGGCTTATCTGAAAGATCTCAAGCCGGATGTCTTGAAGATCGACAAAATTTTTACCGCCGCGATTGGTACTGATGCGATTAACGCCACCGTCACCGATATGGTGATTTCACTGGCGCAACGCCTGAATATTTCGCTGGTTGCCGAAGGTGTAGAAACGGCCGAGCAGGCGCATTATCTGCGTGAGCGCGGCGTCGATCATTTACAAGGCTATTTCTACGCGCGTCCAATGCCGATTGAAGATTTTCCGCTGTGGCTGGCGCAACATCAGGCACAGCTGAGCGCCTAA
- the pabB gene encoding aminodeoxychorismate synthase component 1 encodes MMVKSLVLKYTPETLLHLFAPLAQQCWAMLLTSGQADHADNRFDILTADPRVTLTTRGASTEIVCGDKVMLSGADPLLLVQQQCAELGATPDFDADLPFQGGAIGLFGYDLGRRFETLPQRAQQDLTTPDMAVGIYDWALIADHHQQTLTLVSLTDAEQRWQWLQTQTAPQTEPFALTSEWQSNLSFEQYAQRFHAVQEYIQAGDCYQVNLAQRFQAGYRGDEWQAFLRLNQANRAPFSAFLRLPNSVLLSLSPERFLSLQQQEIETRPIKGTLPRLADAAADRLQAEKLANSEKDRAENLMIVDLLRNDIGRVAEPGSVSVPQLFVVEPFPAVHHLVSTIRARLPATLTATDLLRACFPGGSITGAPKIRAMEIIEELEPHRRNAWCGSIGYISLCGRMDTSITIRTLIAENHQLYCAAGGGLVADSELNAEYQETFHKVNRILPSLRDEN; translated from the coding sequence ATGATGGTAAAAAGCCTCGTTCTGAAGTATACGCCCGAAACGCTGTTACACCTTTTCGCTCCGCTTGCTCAGCAGTGCTGGGCGATGTTGCTGACCTCTGGCCAGGCCGATCATGCGGATAACCGCTTTGATATCCTGACTGCCGATCCGCGCGTTACCCTAACCACACGTGGCGCAAGCACCGAAATTGTCTGTGGCGATAAGGTGATGCTCTCTGGGGCCGATCCGCTCCTGCTGGTACAGCAGCAATGTGCTGAGCTCGGTGCCACGCCAGATTTTGATGCTGATTTACCTTTTCAGGGCGGAGCCATCGGACTTTTTGGCTACGATCTGGGGCGTCGCTTTGAAACCCTGCCGCAGCGCGCGCAGCAGGATCTCACTACGCCGGATATGGCGGTGGGGATTTATGACTGGGCGTTGATCGCCGATCACCATCAGCAAACACTGACGCTGGTCTCGCTCACCGATGCGGAACAGCGCTGGCAATGGCTACAAACACAAACCGCGCCGCAAACGGAGCCTTTCGCCCTGACCAGCGAGTGGCAATCCAATCTCAGTTTTGAGCAGTATGCGCAGCGATTTCATGCGGTGCAGGAGTATATTCAAGCCGGTGATTGCTATCAGGTGAACCTGGCACAGCGTTTTCAGGCTGGCTATCGCGGCGATGAATGGCAGGCATTTTTGCGCCTGAACCAGGCCAATCGCGCTCCGTTTAGCGCTTTCTTGCGTTTGCCAAACAGCGTACTGCTGAGTTTGTCGCCAGAGCGCTTCCTCTCTTTACAGCAGCAGGAGATTGAAACGCGTCCGATTAAGGGCACGCTGCCGCGCCTCGCTGACGCGGCAGCCGATCGCCTGCAGGCGGAAAAGCTCGCCAACTCGGAAAAAGATCGCGCCGAGAACCTGATGATTGTTGATTTGTTGCGCAATGATATTGGTCGCGTTGCCGAGCCCGGCAGCGTCAGCGTTCCACAACTGTTTGTGGTGGAGCCTTTCCCGGCAGTACATCATCTGGTTAGCACCATTCGCGCGCGTTTACCTGCCACACTCACCGCCACCGATCTGCTGCGCGCCTGCTTCCCCGGTGGTTCCATTACTGGCGCGCCAAAAATCCGCGCGATGGAGATTATCGAAGAGTTAGAGCCGCATCGCCGAAATGCGTGGTGCGGCAGCATCGGTTACATCAGCCTGTGCGGTCGCATGGACACCAGCATCACCATTCGTACCTTGATTGCTGAAAACCACCAACTTTACTGCGCCGCTGGCGGCGGATTAGTGGCGGACAGCGAACTCAACGCCGAATATCAGGAAACCTTCCACAAGGTGAACCGCATTCTGCCTAGCCTGCGCGATGAGAATTGA
- a CDS encoding PTS mannose transporter subunit IID, translating into MVDTTNTPKKLTPGDVRGVFLRSNLFQGSWNFERMQALGFCYSMVPVIRRLYPENNDARKQAIKRHLEFFNTHPYVAAPVLGVTMAMEEQRANGAPIDDAAINGIKVGLMGPLAGVGDPIFWGTVRPVFAALGAGIAMSGSLLGPLLFFILFNAVRLLTRYYGVAYGYRKGVDIVSDMGGGFLQKLTEGASILGLFVMGALVNKWTHVNVPLVVSRITDQTGKTTVTTVQSILDQLMPGLIPLLLTFGCMWLLRRKVNALWIIVGFFAIGIFGYWIGLLGL; encoded by the coding sequence ATGGTTGATACAACGAATACTCCTAAGAAGCTCACCCCTGGCGATGTCCGCGGTGTGTTCCTGCGCTCTAACCTGTTTCAGGGTTCGTGGAACTTTGAACGCATGCAGGCGCTGGGTTTCTGCTACTCAATGGTGCCGGTGATTCGCCGTCTTTATCCGGAAAACAACGACGCGCGTAAACAGGCGATTAAACGTCACCTCGAGTTCTTCAACACGCATCCGTATGTGGCGGCGCCGGTACTTGGCGTGACCATGGCGATGGAAGAACAGCGTGCTAACGGTGCGCCAATTGACGATGCCGCAATTAACGGTATTAAAGTGGGTCTGATGGGCCCACTGGCGGGTGTGGGTGATCCGATCTTCTGGGGTACGGTTCGTCCGGTATTTGCCGCACTCGGTGCAGGTATCGCAATGAGTGGCAGCCTGCTGGGTCCGCTGCTGTTCTTCATCCTGTTTAACGCGGTACGTCTGTTGACGCGTTATTACGGCGTGGCGTACGGCTACCGTAAAGGCGTCGATATCGTTAGCGATATGGGCGGTGGTTTCCTACAGAAACTGACGGAGGGCGCGTCGATTCTCGGCCTCTTTGTCATGGGGGCGCTGGTCAACAAGTGGACGCATGTGAATGTGCCGCTGGTGGTCTCGCGGATTACCGATCAGACCGGTAAAACAACCGTCACCACGGTACAATCCATTCTCGATCAGCTGATGCCGGGACTGATTCCGCTGCTGCTAACCTTTGGTTGTATGTGGCTGCTGCGTCGTAAGGTTAACGCGTTGTGGATTATCGTTGGCTTCTTCGCCATCGGGATCTTCGGTTACTGGATCGGCCTGCTCGGTCTGTAA
- the manX gene encoding PTS mannose transporter subunit IIAB: MTIAIVIGTHGWAAEQLLKTAEMLLGEQENVGWIDFVPGENAETLIEKYQARLADLDTSKGVLFLVDTWGGSPFNAASRIVVDKPGYDVIAGVNIPMLVETLMGRDDNPSLEELIHIAVEAGREGVKALKTETPAPAAAAAAPVVAKAPAQPQQPMAPGDHMKIGLARIDDRLIHGQVATRWTKETNVTRIIVVSDEVANDHVRKTLLTQVAPPGVTAHVVDVDKMVRVWNNPKYGHDKVMLLFTNPTDVVRIVEQGVDIKSVNIGGMAFRQGKTQVNNAVSVDEKDIAAFRKLNERGIELEVRKVSSDQRLKMMDLIAKVNP; encoded by the coding sequence GTGACCATTGCTATTGTAATTGGTACACATGGCTGGGCGGCAGAACAGTTGCTTAAAACAGCAGAAATGCTGTTGGGTGAGCAGGAAAATGTCGGATGGATTGATTTCGTTCCCGGCGAAAATGCAGAAACGCTAATCGAAAAGTATCAGGCGCGGCTGGCAGATCTCGATACGTCAAAGGGCGTGTTGTTCCTGGTCGATACCTGGGGTGGTAGTCCGTTTAATGCGGCAAGCCGTATTGTGGTGGATAAGCCTGGCTACGACGTTATCGCTGGCGTCAACATCCCGATGCTGGTGGAAACGCTGATGGGACGCGATGACAACCCATCGCTGGAAGAACTGATTCACATCGCGGTAGAAGCCGGTCGTGAAGGCGTTAAAGCCCTTAAAACCGAAACGCCTGCTCCAGCAGCTGCGGCTGCGGCACCGGTGGTGGCGAAAGCCCCTGCTCAGCCGCAACAGCCTATGGCTCCGGGCGATCATATGAAAATCGGCCTTGCGCGTATCGATGACCGCTTGATCCACGGACAAGTGGCAACGCGCTGGACGAAAGAGACCAACGTAACCCGCATCATTGTCGTCAGTGATGAAGTGGCTAACGATCATGTGCGTAAAACGTTGCTCACCCAAGTCGCACCGCCGGGCGTTACCGCGCACGTGGTGGATGTCGACAAAATGGTGCGTGTCTGGAATAACCCGAAATATGGTCATGACAAAGTGATGCTGTTGTTCACCAATCCGACCGATGTAGTGAGGATTGTTGAGCAAGGCGTGGACATCAAGTCAGTCAATATTGGCGGCATGGCGTTCCGCCAGGGCAAAACCCAGGTGAACAACGCGGTATCGGTTGATGAAAAAGATATCGCCGCGTTCCGCAAACTTAACGAGCGCGGTATCGAACTGGAAGTGCGTAAAGTGTCCAGCGATCAGCGACTGAAAATGATGGACCTGATCGCCAAGGTCAATCCGTAG
- a CDS encoding PTS mannose/fructose/sorbose transporter subunit IIC gives MEITTLQIILIFIVACIAGMGSILDEFQFHRPLVACTLIGAVLGDMKTGIIIGGTLEMIALGWMNIGAAVAPDAALASIISTILVIAGGQSVGAGIALAIPLAAAGQVLTIIVRTITVAFQHAADKAAEKGNLSAISWIHVSALVLQAMRIAIPALIVAISVGTSIVQELLNSIPEVVTNGLNIAGGMIVVVGYAMVINMMRAGYLMPFFYLGFVTAAFTNFNLVALGVIGVVMAVLYIQLAPKYNRVAGAANAGPANNDLDNELD, from the coding sequence ATGGAGATAACCACGCTACAAATCATTTTGATATTTATTGTGGCCTGTATCGCCGGGATGGGATCGATTCTTGATGAGTTCCAGTTCCACCGTCCGCTGGTGGCTTGTACCTTAATTGGTGCGGTTCTTGGCGACATGAAAACCGGCATTATCATCGGTGGTACGCTGGAGATGATCGCACTGGGCTGGATGAACATCGGTGCAGCAGTTGCACCCGATGCGGCGCTGGCTTCTATCATCTCGACCATTCTGGTCATTGCCGGCGGTCAAAGCGTCGGTGCCGGTATCGCGTTGGCCATTCCGCTGGCAGCCGCGGGACAGGTGCTGACCATCATCGTGCGTACCATCACCGTCGCCTTCCAGCACGCCGCTGACAAAGCTGCGGAGAAAGGCAATCTGAGCGCAATTAGCTGGATCCACGTTTCGGCGCTGGTGTTGCAGGCGATGCGTATTGCCATTCCAGCGTTGATTGTGGCGATTTCCGTCGGCACCAGCATCGTACAGGAGTTGCTGAACTCCATCCCAGAAGTGGTCACCAATGGCTTGAATATCGCTGGCGGCATGATCGTGGTAGTCGGTTACGCGATGGTCATCAATATGATGCGCGCAGGCTACCTGATGCCGTTCTTCTACCTTGGCTTCGTTACTGCAGCCTTCACCAACTTCAACCTGGTCGCGCTCGGCGTGATTGGCGTGGTGATGGCGGTGCTGTATATACAGCTGGCACCGAAATATAACCGCGTTGCAGGCGCTGCAAACGCCGGTCCTGCTAACAATGACCTCGATAACGAACTCGACTAG
- a CDS encoding TerC family protein — protein sequence MEFLFDPSIWAGLLTLIVLEIVLGIDNLVFIAILADKLPPKQRDKARLIGLSLALVMRLGLLSLISWIVTLTRPLFSVGDFSFSGRDLILLFGGLFLLFKGTMELHERLESRGHEHQGNKSYASFWAVVIQIVVLDAVFSLDAVITAVGMVNHLPVMMTAVVIAMGVMLLASKPLTRFVNEHPTVVVLCLSFLLMIGLSLVAEGFGFHIPKGYLYAAIGFSIIIELFNQIARRNFIRHQEHRPMRERTAEAILRLMGGRQRKQSATTEENALTEAMPQEAFKDEERYMINGVLTLSQRSIRSIMTPRGNISWVDVSRPLDEIRIQLLDTPHSLFPVCRGELDEIIGVVRAKELLVALEHGMDVATFAANTPAIVVPETLDPINLLGVLRRAKGSFVIVTNEFGVVQGLITPLDVLEAIAGEFPDEDETPDIIADGDGWLVKGGTDLHSLQQLLDHHELVKADEDHASLAGLLIAQKGQLPLPGEVIDLPPLHFQVIEATDYRIDLVRVTKDKPFDHEEHEE from the coding sequence ATGGAATTTCTCTTCGACCCCTCAATCTGGGCGGGTTTGCTCACGCTGATCGTGCTGGAGATTGTTCTCGGCATTGATAACCTGGTGTTCATCGCCATTCTCGCAGACAAATTGCCGCCGAAGCAGCGTGATAAAGCCCGTCTTATCGGCCTGTCGCTTGCACTGGTGATGCGTCTGGGTCTGCTGTCGCTCATCTCATGGATTGTTACGCTGACGCGGCCCCTATTCAGCGTAGGCGATTTCAGCTTTTCTGGACGAGATTTAATTCTGTTGTTCGGTGGTTTGTTCCTGTTATTCAAGGGAACCATGGAACTGCATGAGCGACTTGAGAGCCGCGGGCATGAACATCAAGGCAATAAGAGCTATGCCAGCTTCTGGGCGGTGGTGATTCAAATCGTGGTGCTCGATGCGGTGTTCTCACTCGATGCGGTGATTACCGCCGTCGGGATGGTGAACCATTTGCCGGTAATGATGACCGCGGTGGTGATTGCGATGGGCGTGATGTTGCTGGCCTCAAAGCCGCTAACGCGCTTTGTCAACGAACACCCAACGGTGGTGGTGCTGTGTCTGAGCTTCCTGTTGATGATCGGTTTGTCGCTGGTGGCCGAAGGTTTTGGTTTCCACATTCCGAAAGGTTATCTGTACGCTGCGATTGGCTTCTCAATTATTATCGAGCTGTTTAACCAGATTGCGCGCCGCAACTTTATTCGCCACCAGGAACATCGCCCGATGCGTGAACGCACCGCCGAAGCGATTCTACGTCTGATGGGTGGACGCCAGCGTAAGCAGTCAGCCACGACAGAAGAAAATGCGTTGACCGAAGCGATGCCGCAGGAAGCGTTTAAAGATGAAGAGCGCTACATGATTAACGGCGTGTTGACGTTATCGCAGCGTTCCATCCGCAGCATCATGACGCCGCGCGGTAATATTTCGTGGGTGGATGTATCGCGTCCGCTGGATGAAATCCGTATTCAACTGCTGGATACGCCGCACAGCTTGTTCCCGGTATGTCGCGGTGAGCTGGATGAAATTATCGGTGTGGTGCGTGCGAAAGAGCTGCTGGTTGCGTTGGAACACGGTATGGATGTCGCAACCTTTGCTGCTAACACGCCGGCGATCGTGGTACCTGAGACGTTAGACCCGATCAATCTGCTGGGCGTGCTGCGCCGTGCTAAAGGTAGCTTCGTGATCGTCACCAACGAGTTTGGTGTGGTGCAGGGCTTGATCACGCCGCTGGACGTACTGGAAGCGATTGCCGGTGAGTTCCCTGACGAAGATGAAACGCCAGATATTATCGCCGATGGCGACGGTTGGTTAGTGAAGGGCGGGACCGATCTGCACTCGCTGCAGCAGTTACTGGATCACCATGAATTGGTGAAAGCCGATGAAGATCACGCGTCGTTAGCCGGTTTGCTGATAGCGCAAAAAGGCCAGCTGCCGCTGCCAGGTGAGGTGATCGATCTGCCGCCGCTGCATTTCCAGGTGATTGAGGCGACCGATTACCGCATCGATCTGGTGCGCGTGACCAAAGATAAGCCCTTCGATCATGAAGAGCATGAAGAGTAA